In Candidatus Omnitrophota bacterium, the following are encoded in one genomic region:
- a CDS encoding phosphoribosylanthranilate isomerase: MTKVKICGITNLDDALAATELGADFLGFVFSQQSPRQIKIKQAVKIISSLPGNVSTVGLFVNQRGLLVKLASQECGFNYLQFHGDESPHYCQQIRKEVKIIKAFRVKDKDSLKNLADYDVDIYLLDAYNKDNFGGSGSMFNWDLAIEPKKIGKPIILAGGLTPKNVIKAIEKVRPYAVDVSSGIEKGPGRKDHKLIKKFIEQVRSAG, encoded by the coding sequence ATGACCAAGGTCAAGATATGCGGGATTACTAATTTAGATGATGCTCTGGCTGCAACCGAGTTAGGAGCAGACTTTTTGGGATTTGTTTTTAGCCAACAGAGCCCCCGGCAGATCAAGATTAAACAAGCAGTCAAGATCATCAGCTCGCTTCCCGGAAACGTATCTACGGTTGGATTGTTTGTCAACCAGCGAGGGCTGTTAGTCAAATTAGCTTCCCAAGAATGCGGTTTTAATTACCTGCAATTTCACGGAGATGAATCCCCGCATTATTGCCAGCAGATTAGAAAAGAAGTTAAGATTATCAAGGCGTTCAGGGTCAAGGACAAAGATAGCTTAAAAAATCTTGCTGATTATGATGTTGATATATATTTGCTGGATGCTTACAACAAAGACAACTTTGGGGGAAGCGGCAGCATGTTTAACTGGGACCTGGCAATTGAACCTAAGAAGATTGGCAAGCCGATCATTTTGGCTGGAGGCCTTACGCCTAAAAATGTAATAAAGGCCATAGAAAAAGTAAGGCCGTATGCAGTCGATGTTTCCAGCGGGATCGAGAAGGGCCCGGGCAGGAAGGACCACAAATTAATTAAGAAGTTTATTGAACAGGTTAGAAGCGCAGGTTAA